The sequence below is a genomic window from Alosa alosa isolate M-15738 ecotype Scorff River chromosome 5, AALO_Geno_1.1, whole genome shotgun sequence.
GAGGAACCTTATATTTCAGATTAGGGATGGCCCGATACGATACTGGCATCAGGGATCGGGCCGATACTGGGCCCATATACTCGTTCTTGTAACCGCGATACCACCCACCAATACCACTTAATTACACTGTTTCCCCTAaatcatagacctctgaagtttgcctacaaaaaaagGACCccaagctgccatctttgcccatataaggagatccgggtgttGATTGAAGCAAGTTAGCTCTgaggtagcaaaaatctaagtttgCCGTCTTAACATACCGTAGATCACATACAAAGGTAgaagacaaaagtgtgttcaggaaaataTCTGCATTTCAGACCCATAGGAAAAATTGCAAGATACTggatctcaaagatggcagcttttttgtaggcgaacttcagaggtctatataGTAGCTTAGCTGCTGCTTTTAAGAACATGCCGCTTTgcaatcatgtagcctactcgCGACACTTATTTCAGTCTTGCTTCAAAAACATACAACTAACTAGATTCATGTATTTGCGTTGAATCTACGCAGCTAATACCCTGGCATAAATGGTTCTCCGTTTAAACTATAGCTCACCTAAACTATGCATGTCGCATACACTCAGTTGAGTGTAGTTGTGCGTGGCTGGCGTGTTGGTGTATCTCTGCATTCGCGCTAGTTGGGGAtaagtagcctacaaaacaaACTTTGCATAGTGTTTTGCAAAAATTTGCATAGTGTTTTGTTAGCTcacattttgtcatttttactGAGAAATGTTAACCTTTCCTGCCTCTGCTTCAGATCATAATGTTAGTTGGGTCATTATATGCTCCAAGACCGAAGTCAGCACCCAATTTACTTCAACTGTAGCTCATGCGTAACAGGCAGATGCAAGACCTATTGTGTGCGACATCACCGCTTTACTCAATGGCCAACAGATTAAACAGTGGAAGCCTACTTCACTCTGCTTTGGCAGCAATCAGTAGACAGCAgcatcttctcttttcctctctcattGAGTAGCCACTCTCTCCACTCACTTAAGGGAACCACATCAATTTAACAAAGGTCTCTACAGTAGGGTCAAGTGGGATCATGTTTTGTTGCCCTATCAGATTTTAGTGAGATACAGTGCAAAATAATCTagttaatattttgtttaaTTAAGATATGTAGACAGTGCCAGTGTGGAGGCTTGTTTTAGAcataattgtttgtttatttttggtttGAAATAGCCTGCTAGTACACAAATGTAAATACTTGTACTCGGTTTTAAAAATAATGGTATCGGGACATCCCTATTTCAGATCCTTAGAGGTTTGATGTTAATACTAAATGACAGTAACAAGATGTGAAATACATTACATTGGTGGTAGGGATGCACAATATGAATGGGATGACATCAGTATCGGCAGATAACAGTTTATTGTATTATTGGCATCTTCAGATATCTGCCCATATTCGTGGCATATCAATTGGCAAGACTATAATCAGCACAACTTATTAGGGTTTCAGAGGAAGCATcatatgagtgagtgaatgtttaCATTTCTTAAAGCATTCATTTAGGGTAGAATGAAAGGAGACGTTTTATGTCTGTATCTGCAACAACTAGGTCATAACAACAAGATGAATGCATTAATTCTATTACATGAAAGACCCTTAAAAGGACATTAAAATTATGTGTATTGGTATCAGGATTCGCAATTGGCCAAAATGAGCTTTAGCATATTGGATATTGACCAATATGGCATCCCTAATTGGTGGTAATACTATTCAGAAACCTTTAGGTTTCTTCATAATTGCATTTTGTGGACAAATGATAAACTGTAAGTTGACTTCCTTGATGGTGGCATCAGTAATTTTGCAGCTGAAAACACTGAAAGGCCTGGCATTGCATGACATCTTGACTGAAGTCCACCTTCTTGTACACAGAGGTAAGACCTTACACAATCACTCTCAGCAACCGTCCGACGCAAACGCCTCcgcgtcgtccatttatttctgataatggacacctcgtcgggcattatcccttacttattactGCCACAATAACGCTAATATTGAGGTTAACTCGGTTGGAGAAAGTCATAAGCCTGCTACATCTACTGGCTATTTCTATTACCTCTCGACTAACAACTTTTTGATTATTGTATTAACTAACAACCCTGATGATTATTTTTATGTATAGTGGTAATGCAGAAGATTCCCTAGGACtgaattatgtatgtatgtgtttgggaTTGCTGTAGTGGGAAAATGATCACAAGTGCTTGTGTTGTGTACATATTATGAACTGTTTCTTTGCAGTTGACTTCCCACCTACTATTCGAATGGGCTTGCTCATCAAGTTGGCAGACATTGAGTGAGTAGtataaatattaataacataacaaataaattatttctttattctattttatgttttctttactTAAATAACCATACAGTGACTCGGTTTGTCAAATATCAAACTTTTAATGCGATTTTCTTTTAAAGGTATCGGCTGGCTTCTGGAACTAGCGAGAAGATTCAGCTGAGCTCAATGGTTGGCGCTTTTCAAGCAGTGAGAGACATGGTAGTCAGTGGGGCCTCATAAACTGACTCAACTGATACTGCTGTCCATAGTAGGGTTATTGGCTGTAAACTTAAGaactctgtttttgtttttaaaacatcaCTCTTCCATACATGCACTTAAACACACAAAGCAGAACTTCTAAAAACAATTACACCATAAGCCATATATGAACAGAATTAAACACATGTAAAGAATAAATATATCTACAATTTGGAAATAAATAGAGACTTTTGTAATTCAGGAGTGTAGCTGTTGTCAATATAATCAGTGGCATCGACGTCATCTACAGTGGGCCCTGCAGTAGGTTTCCTGGGTCTTGGGAAGGTCTCTGTAGGTGAGAAACTCCAGAAGCTTGTGGGGAATTGGAAGGGCATTAATCTGATGGGTTGACACAGAGAACCGTAGGGCAGCTCGGCACAAGTGGGTAAGGCTGGGGACGATTGGCCTTGCCTTCCAGAATTTGGCATGCCCATCTCTTGTTCTGCAACGAAAAGCCATACTGAATTACTACCATTTTAAAatgcatatatttttttatataaagatAATTGATTTGGAAGAAGCACTGTGCATATGCAGTTCTTCAGGCTCAATGGAAATTATTGCATTCTGTGTTTGTAAATATCCCAATTGTCAGGTGCAAGTGAAAGAAAACTCCAAACAGGCTTAACAGCAAATCCTTGCCTTGCTAACATCAATATAATTTTGATATGAACAccttaaaacatgtttttattgaGTTGCAATTTCTGTAAATGCTAGAAGTTACCCTGTGGCAATGATGCCCCCTTGTGGATGAAAAGTGCAGCACAGTTCATTGTGGAATGTGGTCAAGTCAGTCTCCATCACAAAAGTCTTCTGACCCAGTTCCCAGAGTCTTAAAGCCCTGCTTGCAGGATTATTCAAATCATAGGAACAGCATTAGTGCAAACGGAATGCCACCCTCCAGCTATCAAAtgttttttcattaaaaaattaCAATTATAAGCTGAAGGTGCTTGGATTACACAAACTGCTCACCTGTGGTCTACAACCAGAGCTAAGTAAAGGCCGTCAGGGGAAAAGCACAGTGTCTTGATTGTTTTGGAATTTATAAAGGGTTCACAGCTGCAACAGTCCCTAAAACACAGCATCTTGTTATTAAATGAGTTGTACCAGAATTGGATCATTGTTGCTGACACCTTTTACTCTTTGAGTTTTAAAGATGAGTCTTTGGCAGTCTCAGTAATAGGATTCCTTACTCAAGCATCACCAGAAGCTCGGCAGTGTACGGGTCCCAGAGATCCACCCTCCAGCCAGCAGAGTTGTGAGAGCTGTATGAGCCGACGGCTAGCACAGCTCCGTCTGGGGAGAAGTCGCAGGACGATATGGCGCTCCGTTTGTTGAAAGCCAAGTGCTTCATGAAAGTATAGGAGCGAAGACTCCATAAACTCACTCTCTGTTATAGAGACAggatagattgtgtgtgtatgtagtgcggagggagagagaggttgggGGTTATGTCAGTTTCTCATTTCTTTGTTCATTTTCTCACCCaaaaaaacaaagtagcatttacagattatgacagttccagtagagtgtgtgtctttgctgaGCTCTGTCtgcatggttagcatgtgtAGTCACCTAAGGGATGGGTAGATAACTCACTCACATTGTCTGAGCTGCAGACTGACGCAATCATGCTACTGTCAGGAGACACTCTGCAACAAAGCACCCATCCTCTGTGGCCTGACAACACATGGCAAGTTCTTCCTGAAAAGAGACTAATATTTTAGACACCTAATTTGATCCATCCATAAGCTATTACTTTTGCTTATTTCAAAAGCAAATTATGGCAAAGGTTGTCTTGAAATGTACCATTATGAAAAGGTGTGATTATTTTATGCATAGGGAAATTCTTTCCGTGGGGATATGGGTTTAGGCTGATTTTTAAAAACAGCATGCTTACCTGTGCTAGTTAAATCCCATATTCTCAGTGTTTTGTCACGAGAGCCAGACACAAGAGTTAATGTTCCATTGGGAGGGAAGACCAATTCCCTGACAACAGACTGGTGTCCTTTCAGATCATAAAGTGCCTCACCTGTGTAATAATCATAAAACAAATCATGTGTTCCAAACGTGTGCTGCAAATGCATTAAAATACTGTGATCAAGTAACTGGAAAAAAGTTTTTGccataataaattaaaatgatCCTTCCATAATTGAGTTGCCATTTGGTGGCATGTTTCAGCCACTACCATTGTAGCCTGTTAGAATAGTGACAAAGTGATGTTTTTTCTTAAATTTGTCTCACCAGTTGATATGCGCCAGATCTTGATAATTCCGTTATTAAGACCAGTGGCAAGAATCAACATTTTGACATCCTCAGTAAGAGGTCTTCCATCAGTGATGTGGCTGATCGCTCCAGGTCGCTTTCTTGGACGTGGTCCAAAGGCTAAACCCCAAACAGTCTGACCACAATTCAAAGTCCTCTCTGAGGCTTTCTTGGTTAGCTGAGCATCCAGATCATTGTCTCTTCCTTCTCTGCAATAGACATATATTTAACACTGAGAATGCATTGCCCACGCCTTTTGCAAAACATGTACAGTGTAAACACTGAATATTATTCTAATTTCTTGATAACATACTCGTTTGGCAGAGGCCATGCAAGAACCTTTACGACCCCATAGCCCATAGACCAAGCGAAAAGGGATCCTCCGGGTGAAAAATCCACGGTCCATGTCTCACAGCCAGCTGTGCCTCTCACAGTCTGAGGATGTATGGGTCTAAGCTGCTCAACCAACCCATCCGAGATTCCTGGTAGCCACATAATTAAAACAATTCATGTCATATTGCGAGTTGAAGGACTCATCGTGATTAATATTCGGGTAGACGTTAGAGAAAAAAACTGCTAACTGTTAACCAAAACATGCTAATTTTACAATCTTACACTGAGCAGCGGCGCCCTAGAATCTCACGACGTTTACCTCAAGTTACCTTTTGTGTTGTTGTCGATCGGGCAATCAGGAACAAACAAGTCACACATGACGTCGTCTTGTTGGTCTCACTGGCAAAGGAACAGTACCCAGACACACCATAAACCTTCTGAACGAGTAGGCTAATGGATGTAAAATGTTACACCCATGAACACCCTCACCTATTTGGAATGTCATTATCAACCCATCATATTATTAGGCTACGTTAGATTACTCACTCTGTTATTTCCCGTCAGCTGCACGGCTTCTCCTTCATGAAACACACCGAAATGTCTTCATCAGGCAACAATAACATTTCACATCCTAAATATCTCGCAAATGGCAAAGTATTAACGAGTCATTTACGCTGGCGTAATAATTGCTAGTATTTTCGCAAGAGCGAATGTTTATTCCAGTTCATCAACAACATGTCCGCCCATGTGAAATACCGGAAATAGTTATGTCATAAGTGGGTGGAGTCTGTAGGTACATTTGTCTTCCACAGAAAGTCAATTATTCTATACTGGCCCCAGTGTGCAATACATGAGGCTGGTGGTATTATCTGATGAGCAGAGGCGGGCTGTCCTAGAGGAGTGCCACAACAACCCTGGCACAGGGAACCACGGGGGCGTGAGGGCGACCAGGGACAGGGTTGTTGCAGGCTATTACTGGGGCAGCATAAAGGCAGATGTGGCAGAttgggtattttttttttctctcatgtaATGAAACAATGGATCTCATGCAATAAATTGCATTAGTGGCTGTGTTTGACTTCAGTTTTATTATCTGGTCTAAATAATAAATGTATCCATCAGGTCAAAAGCTGTCACAGATGTCAGAAGAATGACCCCATAAAAACTCCTGTCCTTCACCCTATTACGGTAGGGCTTACCTTAGTGTACTATGTACTATTTTAAGCAAAAACAAATATACAGTGATATGGTTTACAATATTACATATCTCCACAGGTGAAAGAGCCGTGGGAGGGGGTCGGAATGGACCTCATTGGTCCACTGAAAAAAACTTAAAAAGGCCACCAGTACATCCTCACGGTGACAGACCTGTTCACCAAGTGGGCTGAGCCTTTGCAGTTTGGTCCAGCACTGAGGTGGCAGAGGCACCTGTGCCAAAGCTGTACGAGTTTGGCATGGTCCGAAAAATCATCACGGACAGGGGCCGTGCATTTGTTAACGAGGTATGTGTCCTTATTACCCTCTCCCTTCACACAGGTCATATGACATCACAATTCACATCATGATTGATCATTTCTGAGACCAATATATATTGAAAATAACCATATGTGTCTGAATTATGTACAGCTTAATGCACTCATATTCGCGGCACTGACAATTAAAGCCATTACAAGCGCATACCACCCCCAGTCTAATGGCCAAGTAAGTATGCTATCATGACAACCCCCAAAACAGTGAAGTCAATTTTAGCCAATGTATACTTTAAGTGCATGTAGTAATTCCATTGTTATGTTGAAGGATGAGAGAACTAATCAAAATGTAAAGAGGACTCTTAGAAAAGATGTAAATCAGCACCAGGATGACTGGGACGTCCACCTGAAGGCCATAGTTTATGGAATAAACACTGCAAAACAGGTTATTATTCAGAATGACAAGATAACATAACTCAacaaacatttgttttaagagtttTATTTTGTGGTTCAATGCAATCTAACATAACCTTTTGCCTTTGAGATCCACCAAGTACAGCCCGTACTTTTTAATGTACAACTGGCACCCCCGTCTACCACAGgcattatatgtgtgtgagacagacgcCGGCGCTTTTGAATTGGGGGACCCAGAGGAGGAGCTAGAGCTAAAACTCTCTGAAGTCAAGGCCCTCAATGAAAAGGTGTGGCCATGTCAGGGAAAATTAAAAAACTTAATGTTTCACGGCTTAGGCCCTACTTTTGCCCACAAGATATTGTAATAGTCCTTCTTGGTGCCATAGCAATTGAAATATAAACATGACACTTGACAATGACAATTAGTATTTACTTTCCTGTTGTCTAGACCAATCCTGTGACCCAGAGGGCAGCCAAGAAGATGCAGAGGACATTAGACTGGTGGACCACCAGTATGCCGATAAAGGTCCACTGTGGTCCAAGAGGTTGGGTCCTCAGCAAGAACAACTGGTGAGTGCCAAACTAAACTGGATAGTTGACATGCACAGCTTGTTGATAAGTTAGGGATAACGGCTGCCGAGGTAGCGAGAGGGCGTCCGcccaagtccattaattccgtataacaggacaccttggtggccgttatcccgcttatcacccggttgccactgtaggcaatagtcatgcctttataacacgcaaaggaaacacgcggtgCCGTTTAAAGAAAAAGCCGACTTGTTCAGTTTAttgtacaactttctttggccctataacagcaaGAGCATgaacagttagcttgtttacagttgattccattgttgtgaagccaggctcaaccgtcgtcctactatgggtTTTAGAGTAACCATTCAGAAGCATtggaacggtgattaaacttttttttaccagatctacttcataggtgtctcATTATTCCGAATTAATAGCCACCTCACCAGCCaaacagaaaagagtatttcttctcgcCAGGtggtaataaataaaaaatgcatgATTGCTCATTCATAAcagagaaaatatatttttttttattatttctagcTGACCTATGTGCTGGACAGAGCACGTCCAGCAAATGAAATTGTTGTTCTGGGTGGCCCAATGTGCCTTAGAAGGGAGGACTTTTGGAGCTTGGGGCTGGATGAGGAGGTGGAAAGCAATGTAATTGGATATTGCCATGAAGAGTTGGTTGGATGGTTCTAATGCCTTCATTGCATTTATGCAAAACATTCTGTGCTTTCAGATTGGGAATGCTTGCTTCAGGCTGGTAGAGGAGGCAGCCAGGAgacatgtatgtatttgtattttctttgatGACGTACACTTATAAATTTGCATTGTATGAAATACGGATATACAATATTATTCAGGGAGTGGATGTCCACATTGCTGACCTACAGTATAGTCCATACATGGAAGCGTAGTGAAGCCAGTTTGCCAGTAAGTTGCAAAAAGTGTTGACAAGTCCAGCAGATACACCtctttaagtaagggataatgtatagaacgtcggtcattattgggaaaataagtcccgacagggcgaaccggccTGTTCCACCCTGaaaggacttattttcccaataatgaccggcgttctatacatgaTCCCGCTTAttactagcctggctaacgtcagacctcatctcattgagatggggtctgggaacgatacattcattttctcatatttgaaacgtggtttacgaatgcccagagccgtttattgggcgctacgaatgtctatcaaatgcgtctgtacgtagctcataacggcttcggtgtgtcgtcatggtcttgctgccctccctccgttctgtgattggtcccctaactgaggcgaaaatttgctccatgaaatccaggctgcctagcagcgtgaataaaatcgcgcgcataaggcagcatgggaaaacccaggctagcttattacacagctacttgccaaaatgaaacaataaacTGCCCGTGATATGactatttagcctacatagcctatagcctatttgttaccgttcatcgtggcttttgctgagaaacaaatagttcgcaacaacaagctgaacttgaACCGtcacttgcattgtgaagagccatgTAATAAATGAAGATATGTCCATGGAGATCTGAACATTGTTTTCATGGAATCAAAGAGAAGAACATGGAATCAAAAGACATGATAATTTTGCCAGCATGGAGTAGGGGGCCAAAAACAGCAAGCCACTACATGCGTTGTCTACAGTTACATTTTTTTGTAAGTGCATTTTTAAGTGTTTCCTCTCTTATTTAAACCAGTGAGTGCCCCTATAGCTGGCATTTATGGCATATATGCTTCACAGGTGTTACTTGTTGCAAAGAAGGAGGCTATTTTTCTGGACTCATTGCGTCCAAATGGGTTTGGAGATGAGGAGTACCGAACCATATTTAGGGTATAAACGCAAAAGCAGCGGATATTGGCAAGATTTGACCTGTGATTGTCTAAGGCTTTCACAGAGAACAGACAGTGCATGTACAGTAGTTGTTAAATGGACTGATATCATCAGTTTATGGACTGATATCCTGTTTAACAAAAGCCTTGTTCTATGGCTTCAGGTTTAATCAAGAGCCTTGTTCTATGGCTTCAGGTTTGAGTAATGACCTTGTTCTATGGATTCAATTTTTATGTTTAACAGCTTGCATTTTTTCAGACAACTTGCAGGAGCAGTGGCTACTGGACCATGGGTGGAAAAGACTGGCAAAGATGTAACTTAACTTACTATGTAATATTTTGGCATTTAATTATGCACAACGGACACAATACACTGCAATGGTCAACACCATATTTGAGTAACTGTGAACTGCTTTCCAGCTATTTCCAGTTCAATCAGATGGACAGAGGTGCGGGATCTACATGCTCATGGTAAACTTGTACAATTTCCACACACATTTTCCTGTTTGTCCTACATCTCTGTTAtcattatctttctctctctttaacagTACGCCCTCTGCATCTGCACTGGTGCCAAGTTTGACTTTTTAGATGTAAGTTGTAATTCATAGATGTATGTAAGCaagagtgtaaaaaaaaaaaaaaacagcacaagTTTCCAATGTTATATGTGTATTACAGACAGACATTCCATCCATTCGCAAGTGGTGGTGTCTCCAGATTTTGGAGAAATTCTCTATCACAAGGTAGGACACATTTCAAGCAGTAAAACATTGGTCTGCTTTATGCTATATTAAAAGTACCGTATTCTGACTTTTGAAAAGGCGTGGACAGCACTTTGGACAGCGCTTTGCCTTTTGGACAGAGGAGGCCACACAGCTGATGGCAGGCACCCTACCACCTATACACAAATCCGGCGAAACACGGAAGGAAAGCAGCGCTGCCATTACTGCGTTGCCTTGCTGCTAACGAAGTAGCGAAGTAACATGTTGGTCCCGTAGGCGGCTGTAGCAGACGTTAGCTGTAGATGCGAAATCttctttttcttaatttttatttagtacGTATGCTGTTCAGTGATGCCGGGACAAGCGTGTTGTGTGGTCGGCTGTTTGGtctagtatgaaaagtatttcttttaaaatatgaattgcttaaaaatactgctaattttatgctgtt
It includes:
- the wsb2 gene encoding WD repeat and SOCS box-containing protein 2 isoform X2, producing the protein MCDLFVPDCPIDNNTKGISDGLVEQLRPIHPQTVRGTAGCETWTVDFSPGGSLFAWSMGYGVVKVLAWPLPNEEGRDNDLDAQLTKKASERTLNCGQTVWGLAFGPRPRKRPGAISHITDGRPLTEDVKMLILATGLNNGIIKIWRISTGEALYDLKGHQSVVRELVFPPNGTLTLVSGSRDKTLRIWDLTSTGRTCHVLSGHRGWVLCCRVSPDSSMIASVCSSDNRVSLWSLRSYTFMKHLAFNKRSAISSCDFSPDGAVLAVGSYSSHNSAGWRVDLWDPYTAELLVMLEDCCSCEPFINSKTIKTLCFSPDGLYLALVVDHRALRLWELGQKTFVMETDLTTFHNELCCTFHPQGGIIATGTRDGHAKFWKARPIVPSLTHLCRAALRFSVSTHQINALPIPHKLLEFLTYRDLPKTQETYCRAHCR
- the wsb2 gene encoding WD repeat and SOCS box-containing protein 2 isoform X1, with translation MCDLFVPDCPIDNNTKGISDGLVEQLRPIHPQTVRGTAGCETWTVDFSPGGSLFAWSMGYGVVKVLAWPLPNEEGRDNDLDAQLTKKASERTLNCGQTVWGLAFGPRPRKRPGAISHITDGRPLTEDVKMLILATGLNNGIIKIWRISTGEALYDLKGHQSVVRELVFPPNGTLTLVSGSRDKTLRIWDLTSTGRTCHVLSGHRGWVLCCRVSPDSSMIASVCSSDNRVSLWSLRSYTFMKHLAFNKRSAISSCDFSPDGAVLAVGSYSSHNSAGWRVDLWDPYTAELLVMLEDCCSCEPFINSKTIKTLCFSPDGLYLALVVDHSRALRLWELGQKTFVMETDLTTFHNELCCTFHPQGGIIATGTRDGHAKFWKARPIVPSLTHLCRAALRFSVSTHQINALPIPHKLLEFLTYRDLPKTQETYCRAHCR